A part of Pectinophora gossypiella chromosome Z, ilPecGoss1.1, whole genome shotgun sequence genomic DNA contains:
- the LOC126380380 gene encoding THAP domain-containing protein 2-like, whose amino-acid sequence MPVCSVLGCENRTYRSSPGTSYHRFPLQERERTGWVKAYGRTNWEPPKSAVICSKHFDDNFFIKHGDRTSLKLDAVPTKFCHLENVSVPSCSPSSMQHSEVKLPASLPTIFRSRKIQLCEAENASVPSCSQSSILQSDIKVTKVTKRKFPTSLSNAPKRRKIQVTEPKEHDYTDTPRKKKLKLMLERKRILSETRLKKLRAAKQANRRLVKKNAELSDVAEC is encoded by the exons ATGCCAGTATGTAGTGTTTTAGGGTGTGAAAACAGAACATATCGAAGCAGTCCGGGTACATCCTATCACAG GTTTCCACTTCAAGAACGTGAACGCACTGGTTGGGTTAAAGCATATGGAAGAACAAACTGGGAACCGCCTAAAAGTGCTGTAATATGCTCTAAGCATTTTGATGACAACTTCTTTATTAAACATGGAGATAGAACAAGTCTAAAGCTGGACGCTGTCCCAACCAAGTTCTGTCAT ttgGAAAATGTTTCTGTACCAAGTTGTTCACCATCCTCAATGCAACATAGTGAAGTGAAGTTGCCGGCATCCCTGCCAACTATATTTAGAAGCAGGAAAATCCAATTATGCGAG GCGGAAAATGCTTCTGTACCAAGTTGCTCGCAGTCCTCAATTCTACAAAGTGACATTAAAGTGACAAAAGTAACAAAAAGGAAGTTTCCGACATCCCTATCTAATGCACCTAAAAGGAGAAAAATTCAAGTAACCGAG ccAAAAGAACATGATTACACAGATACGCCTCGGAAGAAAAAGTTAAAGCTTATGCTTGAAAGAAAAAGGATTTTGTCAGAAACTCGATTGAAAAAACTACGTGCTGCAAAACAAGCGAAccggcgtttagtaaaaaaaaatgctgaaCTGTCTGACGTTGCTGAATGCTGA
- the LOC126380340 gene encoding nischarin, translated as MSSFVNHRTEATVCVDEACTRDNVTYYKITVKVGPVNWNVWHRYSDFVDLHNRLVADHGVAKDLLPPKKVIRNKTPKFVEQRREALHEYLKNVFNYLRLTMPSEFAHFLDFHLYDIFFLLQDLAKKLFLEGDKMLQVGKSYSFTPLELHAISERLKIACPPTEKQDQMYDFSHVLDFCSQLQILCIKGSYEKLGTSNIVPNELQFDLVSFKSLIDLKIIGVPMACIQSIGGLRDTLVSLSVLIASVVSLNEFLLVDILHKDPSSIADTVKWKKLSMINFASNNIESVDWAIQLVPKLQHLSLSSNKLSELCDISSLHQLRVLNLSLNNFSVCENWHAKIGNIVKIDLSQNKVETLRGFSRLYSLESLDLSCNIINDVEEVQHICKLPCLEYLWLTANPVASSIDYRVKVIEQFNARMMEICLDNEKASEKELDTARVLQALRVVKEGKTPSFLQNSNTSHSFNKS; from the exons ATGTCATCGTTCGTCAACCACCGAACCGAGGCCACTGTGTGTGTCGACGAGGCCTGCACGAGAGACAACGTTACTTACTACAAAATTACTGTTAAAGTGGGACCTGTGAATTGGAACGTGTGGCATCGGTACAGTGATTTTGTAGACCTGCACAATAGACTCGTGGCCGACCATGGCGTCGCTAAAGACTTGCTTCCTCCAAAGAAAGTAATTCGAAACAAAACACCTAAATTTGTTGAGCAGAGAAGGGAAGCACTCCACGAATACCTCAAAAATGTCTTCAATTACCTAAGGCTGACCATGCCGTCGGAATTCGCCCATTTCCTGGATTTCCACTTATATGACATTTTCTTCCTGCTACAAGATTTGGCAAAAAAGCTTTTCCTGGAAGGTGACAAGATGCTACAAGTGGGAAAATCCTACAGTTTTACACCTTTGGAG ttgcATGCAATAAGCGAACGATTAAAAATTGCGTGTCCTCCAACTGAGAAACAAGACCAAATGTATGATTTCAGTCATGTTCTGGACTTCTGCTCCCAACTGCAGATACTATGCATCAAGGGAAGTTATGAGAAACTTGGCACCAGTAATATTGTACCCAATGAACTACAATTTGATTTGGTGTCATTCAAATCTTTGATAGATCTGAAAATTATTGGTGTTCCTATGGCCTGCATACAGAGCATTG gaGGCCTTCGTGACACATTGGTCAGCCTGTCGGTGCTGATTGCCAGTGTAGTTTCCTTGAATGAGTTTCTTTTAGTTGATATTCTTCACAAGGACCCGTCTAGTATAGCCGATACAGTG AAATGGAAAAAGCTTTCGATGATCAACTTCGCAAGCAACAATATCGAGAGCGTGGACTGGGCCATCCAGTTAGTGCCGAAGCTGCAGCACCTCAGCCTCTCCTCCAACAAGCTGTCGGAGCTGTGCGACATCTCCAGCCTGCACCAGCTCCGGGTCCTCAACCTCTCCCTCAACAACTTCTCCGTTTGCGAAAACTGGCACGCAAAAATAGGTAACATTGTAAAAATCGATTTGTCTCAAAACAAAGTTGAAACACTGCGAGGGTTCTCTCGACTATACTCACTGGAAAGCCTAGACCTGAGCTGCAACATCATTAATGACGTGGAGGAAGTACAACATATTTGTAAACTGCCTTGTTTAGAGTATCTGTGGCTAACAGCCAATCCTGTCGCGTCTTCCATAGACTACAGGGTGAAGGTCATAGAGCAGTTCAACGCTCGAATGATGGAGATCTGTTTGGACAATGAGAAAGCGTCCGAAAAAGAGTTGGACACCGCCAGGGTGCTGCAAGCGCTGCGCGTTGTGAAGGAGGGAAAGACACCCAGTTTCTTGCAAAACAGCAACACCAGTCATAGCTTCAATAAAAGTTGA